The following are encoded in a window of Brevibacillus ruminantium genomic DNA:
- a CDS encoding TolB-like translocation protein gives MKRGRIRGLMAAVLLVTSLWGGTSAFAASEIRVDAAQPSVSSAGIDVSHDYAVWIVSGEKTITLYDIHNRSESKIGDKSSGKKEPRVDGKYVAWIDDRHGDGDVYLYDIDRKKETRVTTGKVSAERLDLAENMLVWSDKRDGNIYLYDIKNGTEKRVSSSGRATNPTVSGSYVAWEDRRDRNADIYYYDISRNKELPAVVESGDQTNPSIYLDEIVYENHKGSEVNIYLHEIGSTRDKRLSDDSGDNLQPQIYSNTYMYTNNNKLYFGKVSRADAKVIVKDVYHRVAPRMAEDYIIFIKRDDDQNMMVYLYDTDEDDLVQIGGMAGEPTQPAGDDRYVVYINEARREASVVLHDLKNKKSKVISKANTQASRPLVSSPYVVWYDEDDETLMSYNIRTGKLERAVDRNASPDYKMYELAGNKLLWVDYGRRYDIMLTDLSTGRTTNLDSLRDEPLSLDLNENYALWVHGGSRDATVILYDFDRGREEEVRRNIEIEGASLGDDFVVWSEYSNSTRSYDLFYYDIDRQRTNLVLRYNDKDQIEPQASRNVIFFKDNRMSNKSTDYYYELYDMDSDSYLDELWSEKAKVDQPRIGGNRLVWIDNRNSTPAVYTSEFDRPRYDDDDDDDDNGGVQPGDYRDYKLMAALQDDDFIDEIVRYDLSKLYFVFNTGTSKEKSILFMTGLNDTDLLFDLIEQSPVDQIVIRAYK, from the coding sequence ATGAAGCGAGGACGCATCCGGGGATTGATGGCAGCAGTATTGCTGGTAACTTCCCTGTGGGGCGGAACATCGGCTTTCGCCGCAAGTGAAATTCGAGTCGATGCGGCTCAACCGTCTGTATCCAGTGCAGGAATTGACGTTTCCCATGATTATGCGGTTTGGATCGTATCGGGAGAAAAAACGATTACCCTGTATGACATTCACAATCGATCCGAGAGCAAAATCGGGGACAAATCTTCCGGGAAGAAAGAACCCAGAGTAGACGGAAAATACGTGGCTTGGATTGATGACCGCCACGGTGATGGGGATGTCTATCTTTATGATATCGATCGGAAAAAAGAGACAAGGGTGACAACCGGAAAGGTTAGCGCGGAACGACTTGATTTAGCGGAAAACATGCTTGTCTGGTCAGATAAACGTGATGGCAACATCTATCTCTACGATATCAAGAACGGTACTGAAAAACGAGTATCCTCCAGCGGCCGTGCCACTAATCCGACAGTATCCGGCTCCTATGTAGCGTGGGAAGACAGACGTGATAGAAACGCAGATATCTATTATTACGATATCAGCAGAAACAAAGAATTACCGGCAGTTGTTGAATCGGGGGATCAGACCAACCCATCCATTTACCTGGATGAGATCGTCTATGAGAACCACAAAGGCAGCGAGGTCAATATCTATCTTCACGAGATTGGCAGCACCAGAGACAAACGACTGTCGGATGACTCCGGAGATAACTTGCAGCCGCAGATTTACAGCAATACCTACATGTACACAAACAATAACAAATTGTATTTCGGGAAAGTCAGCCGAGCAGATGCCAAAGTGATCGTCAAGGATGTCTATCACAGAGTCGCACCGCGTATGGCTGAAGATTATATCATTTTTATCAAAAGAGACGATGACCAAAATATGATGGTCTATCTGTATGATACGGATGAAGACGATCTCGTTCAAATCGGCGGAATGGCGGGTGAGCCGACGCAGCCAGCCGGTGATGATCGCTATGTTGTCTACATAAACGAGGCTCGCAGAGAGGCGAGTGTCGTTCTCCACGATCTGAAGAACAAGAAAAGCAAGGTGATCAGCAAGGCCAACACGCAGGCGAGCCGTCCGCTGGTTAGCAGCCCCTATGTCGTCTGGTATGATGAAGACGATGAGACGCTGATGTCATACAACATTCGTACGGGCAAGCTGGAGAGAGCTGTAGACCGTAATGCATCTCCGGACTACAAAATGTATGAGCTTGCAGGAAATAAACTGCTCTGGGTCGACTACGGCCGTCGTTACGATATTATGCTGACCGATTTATCTACTGGCAGGACAACAAATCTGGATTCACTCCGGGATGAACCGCTCAGTCTTGACCTCAACGAAAACTACGCGCTGTGGGTACATGGCGGTTCTCGTGACGCAACGGTCATCCTCTATGATTTCGACCGCGGTCGCGAAGAAGAAGTTCGTAGAAATATCGAAATCGAAGGCGCAAGTCTGGGAGACGATTTTGTGGTGTGGAGCGAATACTCCAACTCGACCCGCTCTTACGATCTGTTCTATTATGACATCGATCGTCAGCGCACCAATCTGGTCCTCCGTTATAACGATAAAGATCAGATCGAACCGCAAGCATCCCGAAATGTGATTTTCTTTAAGGACAATCGCATGTCCAACAAATCGACAGATTACTATTACGAACTCTATGACATGGACAGCGATTCCTATTTGGACGAGTTGTGGTCTGAGAAAGCCAAGGTGGATCAACCTCGTATTGGCGGAAACCGACTGGTTTGGATTGATAACCGAAATTCCACACCGGCTGTCTACACCAGCGAATTCGACAGACCGCGTTATGACGATGATGACGATGATGATGACAACGGCGGGGTACAGCCTGGCGATTACAGAGATTATAAATTGATGGCTGCCTTGCAGGATGATGATTTTATCGACGAAATCGTTCGCTATGATCTGTCCAAACTGTACTTTGTATTTAACACAGGCACTAGCAAAGAGAAAAGCATTCTCTTTATGACAGGACTGAACGATACAGATCTGCTTTTCGATTTGATCGAGCAATCTCCTGTCGACCAAATTGTGATCCGAGCATATAAGTGA
- a CDS encoding alpha/beta hydrolase, which yields MDWYSHKWPVEQPRASVVLIHGAGEHHGRYTHVAEALRENGVEVISGDLPGWGRSPGRKGHIEQFSQYLAAVEEWVARTLEQAAGGRPVFLLGHSMGGLVAVRYLQSFDRNGQLAGVILSSPCLRLKIPVAPWKARLAGWLDKSWPTLRMASGITPEMVTRDPQVQKSYEVDPWQYPKVSVRWYQELHRAMEEAWQNQKQLTLPALIMQAGDDELVDADAVERFVAGLPGEVAFRRYPGLRHELLNEPEKEEIMAWIIHWMREHGL from the coding sequence ATGGACTGGTATTCACATAAATGGCCGGTTGAGCAGCCGCGTGCGTCTGTCGTCTTGATTCATGGAGCAGGAGAGCATCATGGCAGATACACCCACGTGGCAGAAGCGCTGAGGGAAAATGGTGTGGAAGTGATTAGCGGCGACCTTCCGGGATGGGGCCGTTCCCCTGGCAGGAAAGGGCATATTGAGCAATTTTCGCAGTATCTCGCTGCCGTAGAAGAGTGGGTTGCACGAACGCTTGAACAGGCAGCAGGAGGACGTCCGGTTTTTCTGCTGGGCCACAGTATGGGAGGACTGGTCGCAGTCCGTTATCTTCAGAGTTTTGACCGAAACGGGCAGCTCGCCGGCGTGATTCTCAGCTCTCCTTGTCTTCGCCTGAAAATACCTGTTGCCCCCTGGAAGGCACGTTTGGCCGGATGGCTTGACAAAAGCTGGCCGACACTGCGAATGGCCAGCGGGATCACGCCTGAAATGGTCACCCGGGATCCGCAGGTACAAAAATCATATGAAGTCGATCCCTGGCAATACCCGAAGGTAAGTGTGCGCTGGTATCAGGAATTGCATCGGGCGATGGAGGAAGCGTGGCAGAATCAGAAGCAGTTGACCCTGCCTGCACTCATCATGCAAGCAGGTGATGATGAGTTGGTCGATGCGGATGCGGTCGAGCGCTTTGTTGCTGGATTACCGGGTGAAGTCGCGTTTCGCAGATATCCCGGATTGCGGCATGAACTGCTGAATGAACCGGAGAAAGAAGAAATTATGGCATGGATCATACATTGGATGAGAGAGCATGGATTGTAA
- a CDS encoding DUF1885 family protein, whose amino-acid sequence MNLQSAYIYLVDGSTASETSLDDVKAKLQHYVDMTKKTGQQLGWTYADAAFPYTIEERPEGKDAWVLLRGKDPSTYKAIIVGVGKGEKNGKEHSYIQVSLPESATHGDKNKANEFCRYLARTYKAELHLFNNRVQYFQPRKP is encoded by the coding sequence GTGAATCTGCAGTCAGCATACATATATTTAGTCGATGGTTCCACTGCCAGCGAAACCTCTCTGGATGATGTCAAGGCAAAATTGCAGCACTATGTCGACATGACCAAGAAAACGGGCCAACAGCTCGGCTGGACTTATGCCGATGCCGCTTTCCCTTATACCATCGAAGAACGACCCGAGGGCAAAGATGCTTGGGTGCTGCTTCGCGGGAAAGATCCCAGTACCTACAAAGCCATTATTGTCGGAGTAGGCAAAGGTGAGAAAAACGGCAAAGAGCATTCGTATATCCAAGTATCTCTGCCGGAATCGGCTACTCATGGCGACAAAAACAAGGCAAATGAGTTTTGCCGCTATCTGGCACGCACTTATAAAGCAGAGCTGCATTTGTTCAACAATCGCGTTCAATACTTCCAACCACGCAAACCATAA
- a CDS encoding DUF4912 domain-containing protein: METNPPRSSTDIDGPSIQIAWKDEQSILAKWHMTKEFEQEMERKYAIPFAELPFVLRLFDLTDRNEIRNDGTDLYTDFDINHRSSEWILYGVTQGLQYCVDLGIRMVDGRFYSLSRSQLI, translated from the coding sequence ATGGAGACAAATCCCCCGCGGTCATCCACGGACATTGACGGCCCGAGTATTCAAATCGCCTGGAAAGATGAGCAGTCTATTCTGGCAAAATGGCATATGACAAAAGAGTTTGAGCAGGAAATGGAGCGCAAATACGCCATTCCATTTGCTGAATTGCCATTCGTACTCCGCCTCTTTGATCTGACGGACCGCAACGAGATTCGTAATGACGGCACTGATCTTTATACAGATTTTGACATTAACCATCGATCCTCTGAATGGATTTTGTACGGAGTCACCCAAGGATTGCAGTATTGCGTAGATTTGGGAATCCGGATGGTTGATGGAAGATTTTATTCGCTGTCTCGATCTCAATTGATTTGA
- a CDS encoding aminotransferase class I/II-fold pyridoxal phosphate-dependent enzyme, with the protein MRQKRTPLFSGLLEHARKNPIQFHIPGHKKGMGMHPDFRTFMGDNALSIDLINIAPLDDLHHPKAMIKEAQELAAEAFGADHTFFSVQGTSGAIMAMIMATCNPGDKIIVPRNVHKSIMAAIIFAGAIPIFIHPVMDERLGISHGITVKAVQKALQKHPDAAALLVINPTYFGIAGDLREIVRTAHNYEIPVLVDEAHGVHIHFHEELPISAMQAGADMAATSVHKLGGSLTQTSILNVREGLVDVDRVKTVMSMLTTTSTSYILLASLDMARQHMAINGRMLTDTAMTMANKAREMINEIPRIHCVGREILGTPATFAMDPTKLLIHVRDLGITGWEVENWLRSKYNIEVEMSDLYNILCFVTAGDTEESIQALVHALRDLSVEFAHAQAEDKPTIALPKIPILSMTPRDAFYAETETIPLVEAVGRVITEFIMVYPPGIPIFLPGEMISEENITYIQENIRVGLPVQGPEDETLQTVKVVKRQTAIS; encoded by the coding sequence ATGAGACAAAAGAGAACTCCTCTGTTTAGCGGGTTGCTGGAGCACGCTCGAAAGAACCCCATTCAATTTCACATCCCTGGTCATAAAAAGGGCATGGGCATGCACCCGGATTTCCGCACATTTATGGGAGACAATGCTCTGTCGATTGACCTCATCAACATTGCCCCTTTGGATGACCTTCATCATCCCAAGGCAATGATCAAGGAAGCACAAGAGCTTGCCGCTGAAGCGTTCGGCGCTGATCATACCTTTTTTTCCGTGCAGGGAACAAGCGGTGCCATCATGGCTATGATCATGGCTACCTGCAACCCTGGCGACAAAATTATCGTCCCTCGCAATGTCCACAAATCGATAATGGCTGCCATTATTTTTGCTGGAGCGATCCCTATTTTTATTCATCCAGTGATGGACGAGCGCTTGGGCATTTCTCACGGGATTACCGTGAAGGCTGTACAGAAAGCGTTGCAAAAACATCCCGATGCCGCTGCACTGCTGGTAATCAATCCTACCTATTTTGGCATCGCAGGAGATCTAAGGGAAATCGTGCGTACGGCCCATAACTATGAAATACCTGTCTTGGTGGATGAAGCACATGGCGTGCATATTCATTTTCACGAGGAGCTTCCCATTTCCGCCATGCAAGCAGGTGCGGATATGGCTGCTACCAGCGTACACAAGCTGGGCGGCTCTTTGACCCAAACCTCGATTCTGAACGTCCGCGAAGGATTGGTTGACGTGGATCGGGTCAAGACTGTCATGAGCATGCTGACGACGACCTCAACCTCGTATATCCTGTTGGCCTCTCTGGACATGGCCCGGCAGCATATGGCCATCAACGGCAGAATGCTGACCGATACAGCGATGACGATGGCAAATAAGGCACGGGAGATGATCAATGAAATTCCGCGGATTCACTGTGTCGGCAGGGAAATTCTCGGAACACCCGCTACTTTTGCCATGGACCCGACCAAGCTGTTGATTCACGTTCGCGATCTGGGCATCACGGGTTGGGAAGTGGAAAACTGGCTTCGCTCGAAATACAATATCGAGGTCGAGATGAGCGATCTGTACAATATACTTTGCTTCGTGACAGCCGGAGATACCGAGGAATCCATCCAGGCGCTGGTTCATGCGCTGCGTGATCTTTCTGTAGAATTTGCTCACGCTCAAGCAGAGGATAAACCTACGATTGCCCTGCCCAAGATTCCCATCCTGTCCATGACTCCGCGCGATGCCTTTTATGCGGAAACGGAGACAATTCCCTTGGTGGAAGCCGTCGGACGTGTCATTACGGAATTCATCATGGTCTATCCTCCAGGCATCCCGATCTTTTTGCCGGGAGAGATGATCAGCGAAGAAAATATTACCTATATTCAAGAGAATATCCGCGTAGGCCTTCCCGTACAGGGACCAGAGGATGAAACGCTGCAAACTGTGAAGGTCGTCAAGCGCCAGACAGCCATCTCTTGA
- a CDS encoding aspartate aminotransferase family protein — translation MDWRSLDEHYIVSTYKRLPIAIAKGEGNYLYDTDGKGYLDLFTGLAVNILGHSHPRILRALREQGESFLHISNVFLNPPAIKLAQRLIERTIPGKVFFTNSGAEATEAAIKLIHKWTVSEGTGRAGVAVMKNSFHGRTLGALRLTRQPHVYQDFPQPAFPVYEMDAEDLEQLRVVCREQKPAAVLMEPVLGSGGVVPLSEAYLKGAAEICRETGTLLAIDEIQTGMGRTGTLFAYQQADVIPDLILFAKGAGGGLPLGGVIAGSKLQDLFKPGDHGTTFAPSPLSAALGNAVLDELLDPAFDEHLREVIAYLWNGLEELRTRFPQQLQSLRGKGMMVGIPLSVSPEDTSRLQQNLLGQGILVDVTQKTIVRLLPPLTLKREDVDRFLQVFTSEIEKLPAGREA, via the coding sequence ATGGACTGGCGTTCTCTTGATGAACATTACATCGTCTCCACATATAAAAGACTGCCGATCGCGATCGCCAAAGGGGAAGGCAATTATCTTTATGACACCGATGGAAAGGGATACCTGGACCTTTTCACCGGACTTGCTGTTAACATCCTGGGCCATTCGCATCCCCGCATCCTCCGGGCACTGCGGGAACAAGGCGAGAGTTTTCTCCATATTTCCAACGTATTTCTCAATCCGCCGGCGATCAAGCTGGCGCAAAGACTGATTGAACGAACCATTCCGGGAAAAGTCTTCTTTACCAACTCCGGTGCCGAAGCGACAGAGGCAGCGATTAAGCTGATTCATAAATGGACGGTGTCCGAGGGAACGGGCAGAGCAGGAGTCGCAGTTATGAAAAACAGCTTTCACGGCCGGACCTTGGGTGCCCTGCGACTCACCAGACAGCCGCATGTGTATCAGGATTTTCCGCAGCCTGCCTTTCCTGTGTACGAAATGGATGCAGAGGATTTGGAGCAGCTGCGCGTTGTGTGCAGGGAGCAGAAGCCGGCTGCCGTCTTGATGGAACCGGTTTTGGGCTCAGGCGGTGTTGTCCCTCTCTCGGAGGCGTATCTGAAAGGCGCAGCAGAAATTTGCAGGGAAACCGGCACCCTGCTTGCGATTGACGAGATTCAGACCGGTATGGGGCGGACCGGTACCCTGTTTGCTTACCAACAAGCCGATGTTATACCCGACCTCATTTTATTTGCAAAAGGGGCGGGGGGAGGTCTCCCGTTGGGCGGCGTGATTGCGGGCAGCAAGCTGCAGGATTTGTTCAAACCAGGTGATCACGGTACAACATTTGCCCCTTCACCGCTCTCTGCTGCACTTGGAAACGCGGTATTGGACGAGCTTTTGGACCCTGCATTTGACGAGCATCTGCGCGAGGTGATTGCCTATCTCTGGAATGGTCTTGAAGAGCTTCGGACGAGATTTCCACAGCAGCTTCAGTCACTCCGCGGAAAAGGCATGATGGTGGGAATTCCGCTCAGCGTCTCGCCGGAAGATACCAGCCGTCTGCAACAAAATCTGCTTGGGCAGGGGATTTTGGTAGATGTAACACAGAAAACCATTGTCCGCCTGCTGCCTCCGCTGACACTGAAGCGGGAGGATGTCGACCGTTTTCTACAGGTGTTTACCAGTGAAATAGAAAAGCTGCCAGCGGGAAGGGAGGCGTAG
- a CDS encoding GapA-binding peptide SR1P: MGTIVCQGCGQIIAHFESNQVKTLYGVCQTDCRHKSKSEKK, encoded by the coding sequence ATGGGGACGATCGTATGTCAAGGCTGTGGGCAGATTATCGCGCATTTTGAGAGCAATCAGGTGAAGACACTTTATGGTGTATGCCAAACTGATTGCCGGCACAAAAGCAAATCAGAGAAAAAATAG
- a CDS encoding DUF3055 domain-containing protein, producing the protein MERYDHLYDVAENANVRFFGFVTERTRHDFGIVYTNKFYGKPLVICMQTGQSTLLASDDAVNPEYLKKIFRLDCTEEAEMLANFFQDCLPSLPFEENQY; encoded by the coding sequence ATGGAACGCTATGACCACTTGTATGACGTCGCCGAGAATGCCAATGTACGTTTTTTCGGTTTCGTCACGGAACGGACCCGACATGATTTCGGAATCGTTTACACGAACAAGTTTTATGGAAAGCCATTGGTCATCTGTATGCAGACTGGGCAATCTACCCTTCTCGCTTCCGATGACGCGGTAAACCCCGAGTATCTAAAGAAGATTTTCCGCTTGGATTGCACGGAAGAAGCAGAAATGTTGGCGAACTTTTTCCAGGATTGTTTACCGTCCTTGCCCTTTGAAGAAAATCAATACTAA
- a CDS encoding N-acetyldiaminopimelate deacetylase: protein MTLSTFARIRRDLHQIPEPGFAEFKTQRYLLDYLEQLPAERIQIKTWKTGILVKVAGLNPKKLIAWRADMDGLPITEETSYDFRSTHEGFMHACGHDMHMAIGLGILTHFVQNPIADDLLFVFQPAEEGPGGAKPLMESEEFREWRPDYIFALHIAPEYPVGHIATKPGILFANTSELMIDLVGKGGHAAFPHKANDMVVAASHLVTQLQSVISRNIDPLDSAVITIGKIEGGTRQNIIAERARLEGTIRTFSMDSMQRVKRRIEALVKGLEAGFECEAQIDYGCGYAQVYNDEKLTLAFMDWMREKQPDYTLVHCSEAMTGEDFGFLLGEIPGFMFWLGADTPYGLHHSKIEPDEEAIQVAIDVVTSYFSWLSNQKMQLVCSE, encoded by the coding sequence GTGACATTATCGACGTTTGCCCGAATTCGCAGAGATTTACACCAGATTCCCGAGCCTGGATTTGCCGAGTTTAAAACACAGCGCTATCTTTTGGACTATCTGGAGCAGCTCCCTGCCGAGCGTATACAGATCAAGACTTGGAAAACAGGAATCCTCGTCAAGGTGGCGGGCTTGAATCCGAAAAAGCTGATTGCTTGGCGTGCGGATATGGATGGACTGCCGATCACGGAGGAAACCTCCTACGACTTTCGTTCCACCCATGAAGGGTTCATGCACGCATGCGGACATGATATGCATATGGCGATTGGCCTGGGGATTTTGACACATTTTGTCCAGAACCCGATCGCCGATGATCTTTTGTTTGTATTTCAGCCGGCAGAGGAAGGACCAGGCGGTGCTAAACCATTGATGGAAAGCGAGGAGTTTCGCGAGTGGCGGCCTGATTACATCTTCGCCCTGCATATCGCTCCGGAGTATCCGGTCGGCCATATTGCCACCAAGCCGGGCATTTTATTTGCGAATACCTCAGAGCTGATGATCGATCTGGTCGGAAAAGGGGGACATGCAGCTTTTCCGCACAAAGCCAACGACATGGTCGTAGCCGCCAGTCATTTGGTGACACAGCTGCAGTCCGTCATCTCGCGAAATATTGATCCACTCGATTCTGCAGTGATTACGATTGGCAAAATTGAGGGCGGGACAAGACAGAACATCATCGCGGAGCGAGCCCGCCTGGAAGGGACGATTCGCACGTTTTCCATGGATTCGATGCAGCGGGTAAAAAGACGCATCGAAGCACTGGTCAAAGGGCTGGAGGCCGGATTTGAGTGCGAAGCCCAGATTGACTATGGCTGCGGTTATGCACAGGTGTACAATGATGAGAAGCTGACGCTTGCATTTATGGACTGGATGCGTGAAAAGCAGCCGGATTACACTCTTGTCCACTGCTCGGAAGCGATGACGGGAGAAGATTTTGGCTTCCTTTTGGGAGAAATCCCCGGCTTCATGTTCTGGTTGGGGGCAGATACGCCATATGGTCTTCACCACAGCAAAATCGAGCCAGATGAAGAGGCCATTCAGGTAGCAATAGACGTTGTTACAAGCTATTTTTCGTGGCTGTCCAATCAAAAAATGCAGCTTGTGTGTTCGGAATAA
- a CDS encoding MarR family winged helix-turn-helix transcriptional regulator codes for MQEVSIRNIYETLNTMRAIDVVNKEDWEKAAKEAELDSSVQLNILWIIYCYEGVRVTQIAEWTFWHPSSIVIHIKKLVEKNMVMIEKSESDGRVVHVYPTRKGREVIEISRQRVPSIFRLTYALEKLEERYSPAVVELFFECLSFVAQSLHGAEKVRWIQEGEDRVPERHSMII; via the coding sequence ATGCAGGAGGTTTCGATTCGAAATATCTATGAAACACTAAATACCATGCGTGCGATAGATGTTGTGAATAAAGAGGACTGGGAGAAGGCGGCGAAAGAAGCCGAACTGGATTCGTCCGTACAACTGAATATTCTCTGGATCATATACTGTTACGAAGGAGTCAGGGTTACTCAAATCGCCGAATGGACATTTTGGCATCCTTCCTCGATCGTGATCCACATCAAAAAACTGGTGGAAAAAAACATGGTGATGATCGAAAAATCGGAATCAGACGGCCGCGTGGTCCACGTATACCCGACCCGAAAAGGAAGAGAAGTGATTGAGATCAGCAGACAGAGAGTCCCTTCGATCTTTCGTCTCACATATGCACTGGAGAAGCTGGAGGAAAGGTACAGTCCAGCCGTTGTAGAACTGTTCTTTGAATGCCTGTCATTTGTTGCCCAATCTCTACACGGAGCGGAAAAAGTGCGCTGGATTCAGGAAGGCGAAGACCGTGTTCCGGAGCGGCATTCCATGATTATTTGA
- a CDS encoding dihydroorotate dehydrogenase, which yields MPDWSYQTLFRPFLFSLPARVARQLTLNAIGTLAKCPGGPSIIELMGHMKPPAELGREHWGITFSTPVGLGAGLDPDARALSALSQFGFGYVELGPVTRDAIAEAEPILRHVQEASLFYPVPRANTGVKQLIERLKKSKRVDVPLGARLSFQPGSSPQEAALERREMMEMLSPYCQFFTLDTSQQCLHDGWDQAGWREHLALLSHETTVPMLLVLTPGISPEDAECLLESALQAGIAGVLVSGGLPATSSSQSASEDTPNHHLCHGYLTGGPTKEKSIALVQWIRNRYPDMPIIGSGGIIEPADALDFYRAGADFVQLHSGLVFSGPGLPKRINEAVWQNTCPEQIKTEASSTFSLRNSWRWLAGVLLGIGMIAGGALALLVAVTSVVLPYDEAFLGMRADELALANPQILPFMSHDRISLAGTMISIGVLYSLLSGFGLRRHLHWARQTLLASGTIGFLSFFLFIGYGYFDILHAVLALLLLPFFLLSLTQSADKQLTRLPPQVFNDADWRRSLWGQLLFVIIGCGLTGAGLVISLIGITHVFVPQDLAFLCATPELLAAYNDRLIPLIAHDRAGFGGALFSVGIAVLLISLWGFRQGEAWVWWALFLGGLPGFTSGIGIHFAVGYTDFLHLLPAYVGALLFLLALALTYPYFCLPKLRRDTDVR from the coding sequence ATGCCTGATTGGTCCTATCAAACGCTGTTCCGTCCGTTTCTTTTTTCTCTGCCAGCGAGAGTGGCCCGGCAATTGACACTGAATGCGATTGGGACGCTGGCAAAATGTCCCGGAGGCCCTTCAATCATTGAACTGATGGGGCATATGAAGCCGCCTGCTGAACTTGGGCGGGAGCATTGGGGAATCACCTTTTCAACTCCTGTCGGTCTGGGGGCAGGACTTGACCCAGATGCCCGGGCACTGTCTGCTTTGTCGCAATTTGGCTTTGGCTATGTGGAATTGGGCCCCGTAACCAGGGATGCAATCGCAGAAGCGGAACCGATCCTTCGGCATGTACAAGAGGCCTCTCTCTTTTATCCCGTTCCCAGGGCGAATACAGGTGTTAAGCAACTAATTGAACGTCTTAAAAAAAGCAAGCGGGTAGATGTTCCGCTCGGAGCGCGACTTTCTTTTCAACCGGGCTCCTCCCCGCAGGAAGCAGCACTGGAGCGCAGGGAAATGATGGAGATGCTTTCACCCTATTGCCAGTTCTTTACTTTGGATACAAGCCAGCAATGTCTCCATGATGGCTGGGATCAGGCAGGTTGGAGGGAGCACCTCGCTTTGCTCTCCCACGAAACTACCGTCCCCATGCTGCTTGTGTTGACGCCCGGCATCTCACCAGAAGATGCAGAATGCCTACTGGAGTCCGCTCTGCAGGCAGGGATCGCCGGTGTTCTGGTTTCAGGCGGCCTTCCGGCTACATCGTCTTCTCAAAGTGCGTCGGAGGACACACCCAATCATCATCTGTGCCATGGTTATCTCACGGGCGGCCCTACCAAAGAAAAAAGCATTGCGCTGGTTCAGTGGATTCGCAATCGGTATCCGGATATGCCCATCATCGGTTCTGGAGGGATCATCGAACCGGCCGATGCACTCGATTTTTATCGAGCCGGAGCTGATTTTGTACAGCTTCACAGTGGCCTGGTCTTTTCCGGCCCCGGCCTCCCCAAACGGATCAATGAAGCTGTATGGCAAAACACCTGTCCAGAGCAGATTAAGACAGAGGCTTCGTCGACATTCTCACTGCGAAACAGTTGGCGCTGGCTTGCCGGTGTCCTGCTTGGGATCGGGATGATCGCAGGGGGAGCGCTCGCTCTCCTGGTTGCTGTGACCAGTGTCGTCCTTCCTTATGATGAGGCATTTTTGGGTATGCGCGCGGATGAGCTTGCCCTGGCCAACCCGCAGATTTTGCCGTTTATGTCCCATGATCGAATCAGTTTGGCCGGCACGATGATCTCCATCGGTGTCCTCTATAGCCTGTTGTCTGGATTTGGTTTACGCCGTCACTTGCACTGGGCAAGACAGACATTGCTGGCATCCGGAACAATTGGATTTCTCAGCTTTTTTCTGTTTATCGGGTACGGCTATTTTGATATCTTGCACGCCGTTTTAGCCCTGTTGTTACTCCCCTTCTTCTTGCTGTCCTTGACGCAATCAGCGGATAAACAGCTAACACGTCTGCCTCCACAAGTCTTTAATGATGCGGACTGGCGAAGAAGTCTGTGGGGACAGCTCCTTTTTGTCATCATCGGCTGCGGTTTGACCGGCGCGGGGCTGGTCATTTCGCTCATCGGCATTACCCATGTATTCGTCCCTCAGGATTTGGCTTTTTTATGTGCCACTCCTGAACTTTTAGCAGCCTATAATGACCGCCTGATTCCTTTGATCGCCCACGATCGGGCCGGATTTGGCGGCGCCCTGTTTTCTGTGGGAATCGCTGTGCTTTTGATCAGCCTCTGGGGATTTCGCCAGGGGGAGGCTTGGGTCTGGTGGGCATTGTTTCTCGGGGGGTTGCCCGGCTTCACTTCGGGAATCGGCATTCATTTCGCTGTGGGGTATACCGACTTTCTTCATTTGCTGCCCGCATATGTAGGCGCGTTGCTTTTTTTACTCGCCCTTGCGCTCACCTATCCGTATTTTTGTCTACCGAAGCTACGCCGGGACACTGATGTACGGTAA